A genomic region of Sphingobium sp. HWE2-09 contains the following coding sequences:
- a CDS encoding Gfo/Idh/MocA family protein, whose protein sequence is MDHIRIAIVGIGKIARDQHVPAIVNNSAFTLAATVSPHDDGLDGVSHHASLDDLLADGPAVDAIALCTPPQVRYDLAMQALTKGIHLFLEKPPGATLAEVEALQGHADKMDVSLFAAWHSRFAAGVAPARAWLAEREIKKVSIIWREDVRVWHPGQAWIWQPGGLGVFDPGINALSIVTHILPHPFFLQDATLVLPENRAAPIAADMMFRDTVGAPIHMDLDWRQTGPQSWDILVETDAGTLKLAKGGAVLTLPSGTDHGEDVEYAGLYARFAALIRGGQSDVDTSPLRLVADAFLRGRRETTHAFHD, encoded by the coding sequence ATGGACCATATCCGTATCGCGATCGTGGGCATCGGCAAGATCGCACGCGATCAGCATGTGCCCGCCATCGTGAACAACAGCGCTTTTACTCTGGCGGCCACCGTCAGCCCCCATGATGACGGGCTGGACGGCGTGTCGCATCACGCCAGCCTGGACGACCTGCTGGCTGACGGACCGGCGGTGGACGCAATCGCGCTCTGCACTCCGCCCCAGGTCCGCTACGACCTGGCGATGCAGGCGCTGACGAAGGGCATCCACCTGTTCCTGGAAAAGCCGCCCGGCGCGACCCTGGCGGAAGTGGAGGCGTTGCAGGGGCACGCCGACAAAATGGACGTCAGCCTGTTCGCCGCCTGGCACAGCCGTTTTGCCGCCGGGGTTGCCCCGGCGCGCGCTTGGCTGGCCGAGCGCGAGATCAAGAAAGTGTCGATCATCTGGCGCGAGGATGTGCGCGTCTGGCATCCTGGGCAGGCCTGGATCTGGCAACCTGGCGGGCTTGGCGTCTTCGATCCGGGTATCAATGCGCTGTCGATCGTTACCCACATCCTGCCGCACCCCTTCTTCCTGCAGGACGCGACATTGGTGCTTCCCGAAAATCGCGCCGCGCCGATCGCCGCCGACATGATGTTCCGCGATACGGTGGGCGCGCCGATCCACATGGACCTCGATTGGCGCCAGACTGGCCCGCAAAGCTGGGACATACTGGTTGAAACCGACGCAGGGACGCTAAAGCTGGCAAAAGGCGGTGCGGTGCTGACCCTGCCCAGCGGTACAGACCACGGCGAGGATGTCGAATATGCCGGCCTCTACGCCCGCTTCGCCGCACTGATCCGGGGCGGCCAGTCGGATGTGGACACCAGCCCGCTGCGGCTGGTCGCGGACGCCTTCCTGCGCGGACGCCGTGAAACCACGCACGCATTTCATGACTAG
- the araD1 gene encoding AraD1 family protein: MTLRLLQRRSDSGERTVIAARGDTAHVVPGFASIRALALHAIAQRISLTAAVDAAGQGAAVDIAAEFAANRLLAPIDHNDDAHVQLTGTGLTHLGSAEGRDKMHREAAAAEKQTDSMRMFLEGLEGGKPATGDVGQQPEWFYKGDGSQLVGPGDPLTMPAFAKDGGEEPELAGIYIIGEDGTPYRLGLALANEFSDHVTERHNYLWLAHSKLRQAALGPELLVGTPPDHIEGASRIVRNGETLWEKPFLSGEGNMSHSFANLEHHHFKYDLFRRVGDVHVHFFGTATLSFSDGIVPEEGDIFEIIAAPFTLPVRNPLARAEPVQVAAMQL; this comes from the coding sequence ATGACATTGCGCCTGTTGCAGCGCCGTTCGGACAGCGGCGAGCGGACGGTTATCGCCGCGCGGGGCGACACAGCGCATGTCGTGCCCGGCTTCGCCTCCATCCGCGCGCTGGCGCTGCACGCGATCGCGCAAAGGATCAGCCTGACCGCTGCTGTCGATGCCGCCGGACAGGGCGCAGCGGTGGATATCGCCGCCGAATTTGCCGCGAACCGTCTGCTCGCCCCGATAGATCATAATGACGATGCGCATGTCCAGCTGACCGGCACCGGCCTTACCCATCTGGGGTCCGCCGAAGGTCGCGACAAAATGCATCGCGAAGCCGCCGCCGCCGAAAAGCAGACCGATTCGATGCGCATGTTCCTGGAAGGGCTGGAAGGCGGAAAGCCTGCCACAGGCGACGTCGGTCAGCAGCCCGAATGGTTCTACAAGGGCGACGGATCGCAGCTGGTCGGCCCGGGCGATCCGCTGACCATGCCTGCCTTCGCCAAGGATGGCGGCGAGGAACCGGAACTGGCGGGCATCTACATCATCGGGGAGGATGGAACGCCCTATCGTCTCGGCCTCGCGCTCGCCAACGAGTTTAGCGACCATGTGACCGAACGGCATAATTATCTATGGCTCGCCCATAGCAAGCTGCGGCAGGCCGCGCTTGGCCCGGAACTGCTGGTCGGCACCCCGCCCGATCATATCGAAGGGGCCAGCCGCATCGTGCGCAACGGCGAGACCCTCTGGGAAAAGCCGTTTCTGTCGGGCGAAGGCAATATGTCGCACAGCTTCGCCAATCTGGAACATCATCATTTCAAATATGACCTGTTCCGCCGCGTGGGCGATGTCCATGTCCATTTCTTCGGCACGGCCACACTGTCGTTCAGCGACGGCATCGTGCCGGAAGAAGGCGACATCTTCGAAATCATCGCCGCGCCCTTCACCCTGCCGGTGCGCAACCCGCTGGCCCGCGCCGAACCGGTTCAGGTCGCGGCCATGCAGCTCTGA
- a CDS encoding FadR/GntR family transcriptional regulator has product MVKGDPSLRGIEAEKGSRVKAVRGPGRRLHGAIAHKLGMAILSGHYAPDDVLSSEVAFAEELEVSRSAYREAIQVLTAKGLVESRPKAGTRVLPRNRWNLLDPEVLAWAFVGEPDIQFVRDLFELRAIVEPAAARLAAQRRDKDDLRIMKDALAAMRRHTLATEQGRAADRDFHNAILHATRNDALMVLTASIGAAVNWTTQYKQRARALPRNPIPDHVRVYDAIAAGDEQAAAEAMGVLVDLALEDTASAMGR; this is encoded by the coding sequence ATGGTGAAGGGCGATCCGTCTTTGCGCGGGATTGAGGCAGAAAAAGGCAGCAGGGTCAAGGCCGTCCGGGGGCCGGGGCGGCGGCTGCACGGTGCGATCGCGCACAAGCTGGGCATGGCGATTTTGTCGGGCCATTATGCGCCCGACGACGTGCTGTCGAGCGAAGTCGCCTTTGCCGAGGAACTGGAAGTATCGCGCAGCGCCTATCGCGAGGCGATCCAGGTGCTCACCGCCAAGGGGCTGGTCGAAAGCCGTCCGAAGGCGGGCACGCGGGTATTGCCGCGCAATCGCTGGAACCTGCTCGATCCCGAAGTGCTGGCTTGGGCCTTTGTCGGGGAACCGGACATCCAGTTCGTGCGCGATCTGTTCGAATTGCGCGCCATCGTCGAACCGGCCGCTGCTCGGCTGGCGGCGCAGCGACGCGACAAGGATGATCTGCGCATCATGAAGGACGCGCTGGCCGCGATGCGCCGCCATACGCTGGCGACCGAGCAGGGCCGCGCGGCGGATCGCGATTTTCATAACGCCATCCTGCACGCGACCCGCAACGACGCGCTGATGGTGCTGACCGCCAGCATCGGCGCGGCGGTGAACTGGACCACGCAATATAAGCAACGCGCCCGCGCCCTGCCGCGCAACCCGATCCCCGACCATGTGCGCGTTTATGATGCGATCGCGGCGGGCGACGAACAGGCTGCCGCCGAGGCGATGGGAGTACTGGTCGATCTGGCGCTGGAGGATACGGCGAGCGCGATGGGGCGGTAA
- a CDS encoding NAD(P)-dependent alcohol dehydrogenase — MAGRIAIDAAVVEKPGAAFRIERLEIDPPGPGQVLVRIRACGICHTDMVMRDGDLPIPFPVVLGHEGAGIVQAVGQDVDHVLPGDSVLLSFHSCGVCSACHDHQPGYCTDFVPRNFLGVRQPGEGGLWRGDDPVGGNIFGQSAFANHVLAHRDNVVKVDPDLPLALLAPLGCGIQTGAGTVLETLKVAPGESVAIQGAGAVGLSAVMAAVIAGAGRIAVLDRHPHRLDLARQLGATETASQTADLIGLFDYVLDTTGVLALLEPAAAFLAQRGTLALIAAYPPGTAGLDASAIMSMGRRIVGVVEGGVDPQQFIPRLIDYYRDGRLPIETLIKSYNLDEIEQAFADLQNGSVIKAVISID; from the coding sequence ATGGCGGGGCGGATCGCGATCGACGCCGCCGTGGTGGAAAAGCCGGGCGCCGCTTTCCGGATCGAGCGGCTGGAAATCGACCCGCCCGGTCCAGGGCAAGTGTTAGTGCGCATCCGCGCCTGCGGCATCTGCCATACCGACATGGTCATGCGTGATGGCGATTTGCCGATCCCCTTCCCCGTGGTGCTGGGCCATGAAGGGGCCGGCATCGTCCAGGCCGTGGGCCAAGACGTGGACCATGTCCTGCCGGGCGATAGCGTACTGCTCAGCTTCCACAGCTGCGGCGTTTGCTCCGCCTGCCATGACCATCAGCCGGGTTACTGCACGGATTTCGTCCCGCGCAATTTCCTGGGCGTGCGTCAGCCGGGCGAAGGCGGCCTATGGCGCGGGGACGATCCGGTTGGCGGCAATATCTTCGGCCAATCGGCTTTCGCAAACCATGTGCTGGCGCATCGCGACAATGTCGTGAAGGTGGATCCCGACCTGCCGCTGGCGCTGCTGGCGCCGCTAGGCTGCGGCATACAGACGGGCGCCGGCACGGTGCTGGAAACGCTCAAGGTCGCGCCGGGTGAAAGCGTCGCGATACAGGGCGCGGGCGCGGTCGGCCTGTCGGCGGTGATGGCGGCAGTCATTGCCGGGGCGGGACGGATCGCGGTTCTCGATCGCCATCCGCATCGGCTCGATCTCGCACGGCAATTGGGGGCAACCGAGACAGCGAGTCAGACAGCTGATTTGATTGGGCTGTTTGACTATGTCCTTGATACGACAGGTGTTCTGGCGCTGCTGGAGCCGGCGGCGGCTTTTCTCGCGCAGCGCGGCACGCTGGCGCTGATCGCTGCCTACCCGCCTGGAACAGCGGGGTTGGATGCCTCGGCGATCATGAGCATGGGCAGACGGATTGTCGGCGTAGTGGAAGGCGGCGTCGATCCGCAACAATTCATACCGCGCCTGATCGACTATTACCGTGATGGACGATTGCCCATAGAAACGCTCATAAAGAGCTACAATCTCGATGAGATTGAGCAAGCATTTGCTGATTTACAGAATGGTTCAGTCATCAAGGCAGTGATATCTATCGATTAG